Sequence from the Pseudomonadota bacterium genome:
CGACGGCGCCTGGGACGTGCATGAAGTGGCGAAGAGCACGGCAGACTTCGCCGACATGGCCAAGGGCGTGGAAGTGCCGCCCGGTTCCACCTCGCCGCGCCCCTACAGCGTGTTCATGGACATCTATGCCGGCTTCTGCCGCATGCACATGCGCGAGTTCGGCACCACGCAGGAACAGCTCGCGGTGATCGCCTCCAAGAACCACCAGCACTCGACCATGAACCCGCTGTCGCAATTCCAGCGGGCTTTCTCGGTCGAGGAAGTGATGACGGCCGCGCCCATCACGTATCCCCTGACCCTGCCGATGTGCTCGCCGATCAGCGACGGCGCCGCCGCCGCCATCGTGTGCAATGCCGCCGGCCTCGCCAAGTTGAATGCCGCCAAGGCGCGCGCCATGCGCGTGCTGGCGACCGTCATGCAGTCGGGCTCGAATCGCGGCATCACCGAGTTCGAAAAACACGCGAGCAAGCTCGCCGCCCTGAAGGCCTATGAAAAGGCCGGCGTCGGTCCCGAGGACATCTCTCTTGCCGAGGTGCACGACGCCACCGCGATGGGCGAAATCATCGAGCTCGAGGCCTTGGGCCTGTGCAAGCTCGGCGACGGTGGCCCGGCCGCCGCGCGCGGCGAAACCCGTCTCGGCGGCCGCCTGCCGGTCAATCCGTCCGGTGGTCTCGAATCCAAGGGGCATCCCATCGGCGCCACCGGGCTCGCGCAGATCTATGAACTCGTCACCCAGCTGCGCGGCGAAGCGGGCGCGCGCCAGGTCGACGACGCCAAGCTCGCCATCGCGCAGAACGGCGGCGGCATCTGCGGCATCGAGGAAGCCATCACCTGCGTGACCATCGTCGGTCATTGAGGCAGCGGCACATCCCGCGATGCGTGGTTAATCTTTCGGAGTGCGTATTCCTGTCCGCTGACGCGTAGTGTGCGAATGAATTCGCACCTACAATGCGCGGCCGCGCCCGCGTAGAACAGGAGACCCGCCCATGGCCAAGCCACTCGGACAATACTTGCTTGCCCTCGATGGCAGCGCCCTGCCCAGCCGTGAACTCATCGGCGGCAAGGCGTGGTCGGTGGCGCGCATGTTGAGCCTGGGGCTGCGCGTGCCGCCGGCGGTGGTCATCACCACCGATGCCTGCCGCGCCTATCTCGACACCGGCAGCGTGCCCGAGGCGCTGGCCGGCGAAATCGATGCCGCCATCGCGTGGCTGGAAACCGCCACCGGCCGCCAGTTCGGCGGCGCCAAACCCTTGCTGGTGTCGGTGCGTTCGGGCGCGGCGATTTCCATGCCGGGCATGATGGACACGGTGCTGAACCTCGGCATCAACGACGACACCGAGGCGGCGCTGGCCGCCGAGTCGGGCGACGCGGGCTTCGCGCGCGACACCCATCGCCGTTTCCTCGAGCTCTACGCCAACATCGTCGTGAAGGCGACGCTGCCCGAAAATGTTCCGCACGAGCCGGCCAGCCTGCGCGCCGAGATCGCGAGCCAGGGCGAGGCCGTACCGGACTCGCCGCGCGAGCAATTGCTGGCGGCGGTCAACGCGGTGTTCGATTCCTGGAACTCGCGCCGCGCGCGGCGCTATCGCCAGCACCACGGCATCGCCGACAGCCTCGGCACGGCGGTCACGGTGCAGGCCATGGTGTTCGGCAATCTCGATCAGCGCTCCGGCACCGGCGTGTTGTTCAGCCGCAATCCCCTGAGCGGCGACCTGGCGCCTTACGGTGAATACCTGCATCGCGCGCAGGGCGAGGACGTCGTCTCCGGCAAGTTCACGCCCGAGCCCTTGAGCGCACTGGCCGCTTCGGCGCCCGAGGTGCACGCGCAGCTCATGCAGGCCGCCGCCACGCTCGAGAAAGAAAATGCCGACGTGCAGGACATCGAGTTCACGGTGCAGCAAGGCGAGCTTTTCCTGTTGCAGACCCGTTCCGCCAAGCGCGCGCCGCAGGCCGCCGTGCGCTTCGCGGTCGACATGGTCGACGAGGGGCGCATCGACACGCGCACGGCCCTCGCGCGCGTGCAGGCCGAACAGATCCGCACGCTCCTGAAGCCGCGTCTCGCCGATGGCGCGACCGCGGGCGCGACGGTGCTGGCGCAGGGCGAGCCTGCCTGCCAGGGCGTCGGCGCCGGCGTGGTGGTCGGCGATTCCGACAGTGCCGAACAGCGTGCCGCGGGCGGCGAAGCCGTGGTGCTGGCGCGCGCCACCACCAGCCCCGAAGACGTGCACGGCATGATTGCCGCGCATGCCGTCATCACCGAGCAGGGCGGCGCCACTTCTCACGCGGCGGTGGTCAGCCGCGCGCTGGGCGTGCCCTGCATCGTCGGCTGCGGCGCCGGAACACTCGCCGCGCTGCATGGCGAGAGCGTGACGGTCGATGCCAATACCGGCCACGTCTATGCCGGCCTGCTGCCGGTGGTGACGCCCGATGAATCGGACGATCCGCGCCTGGCCAAGCTGCACGCCTGGGCGGTGGCGGCGAGCCCCATCGCCGTGCTGCGCGACGGCGAAGCCGGCGCCGAGGCGGCCTTCGACCTGTCCGAGGTCGAGGGCGGCGAAGATGCGGAGAAACTGCCGGCGCTGCTGGCCGGCAAGACCGTCGTGCGCGGCGGTGCGATCGAGAGCGATGCAGGCGTGGCGGCGGCGCTCGCCGCCGGCGTCAAGACCATCGTCGCGCGCCATCCCTTGCCGGTATTGCTGGCGGCGATTCATGGGGCGGCGGGCTAAGCGCCGCCAAGTCTTCTGTGGGTCAGACTTCAGTCTGACTCTGAATGCCGGGCACTGGACTTGGGTCAACTCAGCAATGCCAGACTGAAGTCTGACCCTCGATGATCGCCCGCCTGATTCGGTCTCCCCCTCGAAGGGGGTACACACTGCAACTCCCCTGCTAAACTCTCGCCTCGATTTTTCAGGACCCTGGACATGGCCAACCCGACACCCGCCGATATCGAAAACCTGATTGAGCTGTTCAATCGTTCCGACTGGGACGAGATGCATCTCAAGACCGACGCGCTCGAGATCTTCCTGTCCAACGATCCGAACGCGCGGCGCCCGTCGGCGCAGGTGGTGGTGGCGGCGCCCGCAGCAGCGGCGGCCCCGCTCGTGAGTGGTGCGGCGCCTGCGGCGGCCAAGTCCGGCGCGGCGCCCGCGGCGGCGGCCCATACCGAGGTCAGCATCCCGGCCGGCATGGTCGCGGTACGCGCGCCCAACCTCGGCACCTTCTACCGCGCGCCCAAGCCGGGCGCGGCGCCCTACGTGGAAGTCGGCCAGGCCATCGAGGCCGACACCGAGGTGTGTCTCATCGAAGTCATGAAGCTCTTCACGCCGGTCAAGGCCGGCGTCAAGGGCACGGTGCGCCAGATCGTGGTCAACGACGGCACCATGGTCGAATACGAGCAGGTGCTGGTCATCATCGAGCCGGCTGCTTGAGCCGCGTCATCGGGCTGACATCGTGACTATCAAGCGTACCCTGGTGGCGAACCGCGGCGAAATAGCCGTGCGCGTGATCCGCGCCGCCCATGCATTGGGCATCGAAGCGGTGCAGGTGGTGTCGGCCGCCGACCGTGATTCCGAAGCGGCGCGCATGGCCGACCACGTGGTCGTGATCGGGCCCGCGCCGTCCAAGCAGAGTTATTTGAACGCCGGCCTCATCGTGCACGCGGCCAAGCAGACCGGCTGCGATGCGCTGCACCCCGGTTATGGTTTTCTGTCCGAGCGCGCGGAGCTTGCCAATCTCTGCGCCGAGAACGGCATCACTTTCGTTGGTCCCGCCGCTGAAACCATCGGCGCGCTTGGCGACAAGCTGCGCTCGCGCGCCATCGCCGCCGAAGCCGGTGTGCCCTTGGTGCCGGGCACCGACAAGATTGCGTCCATCACCGCCGCGCACAAGGCCGCCGAGAAACTCGGCTACCCGGTGCTGATGAAAGCTTCCGCCGGCGGCGGCGGGCGCGGCATGTTCGTGGCGCGCAATGCCGACGCCATCACCGCGTCCTTCGATGCCGCCAGCACCGAGGCCCAGGAAGCCTTCGGCGACGGTACGCTCTACATGGAGCGCTACGTCGAGAACGCGCGCCACGTCGAAGTGCAGGCGGTCGGCGATGGTAAAGGCCGCGTGGTGCATTTCGGCGAACGGGACTGCTCGGTGCAGCGCCGCTACCAGAAAGTCATCGAGGAAGCGCCCTGCGCCTTGATGCCGGCCAAGCTGCGCGGCGAGTTGCACGAGGCAGCCTGCAAGCTGCTGTCGTCGATGAAGTACCTCAACGCCGGCACCGTCGAGTTCCTGTACGACGTCGACAGGCAGGCGATTTACTTCATCGAAGTGAACACGCGCATCCAGGTCGAGCATCCGGTCAGCGAGCAGGTGACGGGCTTCGACCTGGTGCAGACCCAGTTCCGCATCGCGGGCGGCGAGCCGGCGCTGCCGCGCCAGGACCAGGTCAAGGTCGGTCGTCACGCCATCGAGTGCCGCATCAACGCCGAGGACGCGGCGAAGAACTTCATGCCGAGCCCGGGCCGCATCACGCGCTGGTCGCCGCCGCGTGGCGCCGGCATCCGCGTCGACAGCCATTGCCATGACGGCTACCTGGTGCCGCCTTACTACGACTCGATGATCGCCAAGCTCATCGTCACCGCCGACGACCGGCCGTCCTGTGTCGAACGTCTGCAGCGCGCGCTGGCGAACTTCGAAGTGGAAGGCCTGACCACCAATATTCCGCTGCTGCGCTACATCGTCGCGCAGCAGGATTTCGCCGAGAACCGTTTTCACACCAAGTGGCTGGAACAGAGCGTCCTGCCCGCTTTCCAGCAAGAGCACGTTTGAGGAGCCACCATGGCGCACATTGAATTTTTGGACGAAACCATGCGCGACGGGCAGCAGAGCCTGTGGGGCATGCGCATGCAGGCCGGCATGGCGCTGCCGGTCTCGCCCATCCTCGATCGCACCGGCTTCCGCGTCATCGATCTGACCGGCTCCTCGATGTTCGAGTGTCTCATCAAGTATTGCCACGAGAATCCCTGGGAAGGCCTGGACCTGCTGGTGCAGTCCATGCCGCGCACGCCCATCCGCGGCGGCATGCGCTCCAACGCCTCGGTGACTTTCGGCGTCACGCCCGACTCATTGATGGACGCCTGGATGCGCCAGCTGAACGTGCACGGCGTGCGCAGCTTCTGGATTTACGACGTCCTTTTCAACAACGACAAGACCAAGCGCCTGGCCAAGATTGCCAAGGAGTTCGGCTCGGAAGTCGCGGGCGCGATCATGTTCACGCTGTCGCCGGTGCACACCGACGAGTACTACGCCAAGCAGGCGGATGAATTGTCGGTCTCGCCGGACATCGACACGCTCTTGCTCTACGACACCGCCGGCGTGCTGGAAAAGGAACGCATGCAGACCCTGCTGCCGGCGATCGTGGCCAAGTCGCGCGGCAAGCCCATCGAGTT
This genomic interval carries:
- the accB gene encoding acetyl-CoA carboxylase biotin carboxyl carrier protein, translated to MANPTPADIENLIELFNRSDWDEMHLKTDALEIFLSNDPNARRPSAQVVVAAPAAAAAPLVSGAAPAAAKSGAAPAAAAHTEVSIPAGMVAVRAPNLGTFYRAPKPGAAPYVEVGQAIEADTEVCLIEVMKLFTPVKAGVKGTVRQIVVNDGTMVEYEQVLVIIEPAA
- a CDS encoding pyruvate, phosphate dikinase, with the translated sequence MAKPLGQYLLALDGSALPSRELIGGKAWSVARMLSLGLRVPPAVVITTDACRAYLDTGSVPEALAGEIDAAIAWLETATGRQFGGAKPLLVSVRSGAAISMPGMMDTVLNLGINDDTEAALAAESGDAGFARDTHRRFLELYANIVVKATLPENVPHEPASLRAEIASQGEAVPDSPREQLLAAVNAVFDSWNSRRARRYRQHHGIADSLGTAVTVQAMVFGNLDQRSGTGVLFSRNPLSGDLAPYGEYLHRAQGEDVVSGKFTPEPLSALAASAPEVHAQLMQAAATLEKENADVQDIEFTVQQGELFLLQTRSAKRAPQAAVRFAVDMVDEGRIDTRTALARVQAEQIRTLLKPRLADGATAGATVLAQGEPACQGVGAGVVVGDSDSAEQRAAGGEAVVLARATTSPEDVHGMIAAHAVITEQGGATSHAAVVSRALGVPCIVGCGAGTLAALHGESVTVDANTGHVYAGLLPVVTPDESDDPRLAKLHAWAVAASPIAVLRDGEAGAEAAFDLSEVEGGEDAEKLPALLAGKTVVRGGAIESDAGVAAALAAGVKTIVARHPLPVLLAAIHGAAG
- a CDS encoding acetyl-CoA carboxylase biotin carboxylase subunit; this encodes MTIKRTLVANRGEIAVRVIRAAHALGIEAVQVVSAADRDSEAARMADHVVVIGPAPSKQSYLNAGLIVHAAKQTGCDALHPGYGFLSERAELANLCAENGITFVGPAAETIGALGDKLRSRAIAAEAGVPLVPGTDKIASITAAHKAAEKLGYPVLMKASAGGGGRGMFVARNADAITASFDAASTEAQEAFGDGTLYMERYVENARHVEVQAVGDGKGRVVHFGERDCSVQRRYQKVIEEAPCALMPAKLRGELHEAACKLLSSMKYLNAGTVEFLYDVDRQAIYFIEVNTRIQVEHPVSEQVTGFDLVQTQFRIAGGEPALPRQDQVKVGRHAIECRINAEDAAKNFMPSPGRITRWSPPRGAGIRVDSHCHDGYLVPPYYDSMIAKLIVTADDRPSCVERLQRALANFEVEGLTTNIPLLRYIVAQQDFAENRFHTKWLEQSVLPAFQQEHV
- a CDS encoding thiolase family protein, which encodes MSDVYIAGVSMTNFGKHIDRTLKSLAGEALQGVLKDAGCDVKMIEAVFFGNCVQGHMEGQDMVRGEIALRPYGIEGVPVVNVENACATATTAFHMAVNYVKAGACDIALAIGVEKMFSEDKARMFSAFDGAWDVHEVAKSTADFADMAKGVEVPPGSTSPRPYSVFMDIYAGFCRMHMREFGTTQEQLAVIASKNHQHSTMNPLSQFQRAFSVEEVMTAAPITYPLTLPMCSPISDGAAAAIVCNAAGLAKLNAAKARAMRVLATVMQSGSNRGITEFEKHASKLAALKAYEKAGVGPEDISLAEVHDATAMGEIIELEALGLCKLGDGGPAAARGETRLGGRLPVNPSGGLESKGHPIGATGLAQIYELVTQLRGEAGARQVDDAKLAIAQNGGGICGIEEAITCVTIVGH